The window TTCTAAACCAGCTCGTTGAATCTGCTTGCCGTTATAGAGATATTCCGGCCCGATAAAACCAACCACCGAATTCACCAACAGTGGATTGTAGACTCTTGCCACCGCATAGGCACGGGCCTCAAGGGTCTGCTGGTCCACCCCATGGTGGGCGTTTGCCGATAGCGCGCTGCCCTGACCCGTTTCAAAGTACATCACGTTATTGCCGACAGTTCCCCTGCCGAGGGCGAGGGTTGCTTCATTGGCCTCCTGCAGCATCGCCAGATTCACCCCGAAGCTCCTGTTCGCCTGCTCGGTACCGGCAATTGACTGAAAACATAAATCAACCGGTGCTCCCGCCTTTATCGCCTCCATGGTGGTGGTGACATGGGTCAGCACACAACTCTGGGTGGGAATGGAGTATGTGTCGATCAGCGAATCGAGCATCTGCATCAGCCGAACGATGTTCTCCACATTATCTGTGGCCGGGTTGATGCCGATCACGGCATCGCCGCAACCATAACAGAGGCCATCAAGGGTGGACGCGGCAATGCCCTGCAAATCGTCTGTGGGATGATTTGGCTGGAGACGAACAGAAAACGTGCCCGCCTTGCCGATGGTATTTCTAAAGCTGGTAACCACCCTGCATTTTGCTGCCACTAAAACCAGATCCTGCATACGCATCAGTTTAGAGACCGCCGCAGCCATCTCGGGCGTGATACCCGGTGCCAGTTCCGCCAACGACTCGATGTCCGCTTCATCGCCAAGCAGCCAATCCCTGAATTCCCCGACCGTAAAACCACTGATTGGCGCAAATGCCTCGCTGTCATGGCTGTCAATGATCAGCCTTGTTACCTCATCCTTCTCATAGGGGATAACAGCTTCAGACAAAAAACGTCGAAGAGGAACCTCAGCCAGAGCCATCTGCGCCCTGACCCGCTCCTCCTCACTTTTGGCGGCAACACCAGCCAACTCATCACCCGATCTCCGGGGTGTCGCTTTGGCAAGCAATTCCTTCAGGCTCATTTCCCTGAAATTTCTACCTGTTGACATATCGTGTTCTCTCGTTTCTACCGGGAACTAGTACAAGATAGCGGGCTCCGACTGCGGTGGAGCCCGCCTGCTGATTCTTTAGCGTGCATAATACGTTTGCGGGAGCCAAAGTGCAATATCCGGAAATATCATGATAATACCGAGACCGATACACATCAGTATAACAAAAGGCACGATTGAGGAGTAGATGTCCACCAGCGTTACCTCTTTCGGTGCCATCGCTTTCATCAAAAAGAGGTTGTAACCGAAAGGCGGCGTCATATATGCGATCTGACAAGTAATGGTGTAGAGCACACCGTACCAGATCGGGTTGAAGCCGAGCGCCTTTATCAGTGGAATATAGAGCGGTGCCACGATCACCAGCATCGCCGTATCATCTAAGAACATGCCCATGATAATATACGAGACCTGCATCATGATCAGAATCTGCCAGGGACTGAGCCCCCAGGTATCGAGGAAAAGGCTCTCGATAGCGTGCACCGCCCCAAGCCCGTCGAAAACGGCACCAAAGCAGAGTGCTGCCAGAATGATCCACATGAACATGCAGCTCACGGCAAGGGTCTTGTGGAGAGTATCATCCATCACTTTCCGGGTGAGACGTTTCTTGAGGATGGCAGCCACAGTAGCCGCTGCCGCGCCCACTGCCGAACTCTCGACCAGGCTGGTGACACCCATGATGAAGAGGCCGGTGACCGAAAAGATGATCGCCAGCGGCAGGATTCCTGCGCCCAGCAACCTGATCTTTTCTCCTCGGGGCATCTCACGCTCTTCCGCCGGCAGGCTCGGTCCCAACTCCGGCTGCATCTTACAGCGAACCACAATATAGATGATAAACATGGACGCCAGAAGCAGGCCGGGAAAGACACCCGCCATCCAGAGCTGACTCACCGGTTGCCTGGCAATCATCCCGTAAAGGACCAGAACAATGCTTGGCGGTACCATTATGCCCAGCGAGCTTCCCGCCTGGATAACACCGGTGACCATGCGCTTGTCGTAACCGCGCTT of the Desulfosediminicola ganghwensis genome contains:
- a CDS encoding TRAP transporter large permease subunit, giving the protein MSYEMIALLMFSTLMLMLLTGQRVFGAVGFVAAAASMVLWGQGGYEMPFNASIVLLNWYPLITLPLFIFMGYMLSESGIAGDLYKMFHVWMGSLNGGLAIGTIFLMVAISAMNGLSVAGMAIGTSIALPEMLKRGYDKRMVTGVIQAGSSLGIMVPPSIVLVLYGMIARQPVSQLWMAGVFPGLLLASMFIIYIVVRCKMQPELGPSLPAEEREMPRGEKIRLLGAGILPLAIIFSVTGLFIMGVTSLVESSAVGAAAATVAAILKKRLTRKVMDDTLHKTLAVSCMFMWIILAALCFGAVFDGLGAVHAIESLFLDTWGLSPWQILIMMQVSYIIMGMFLDDTAMLVIVAPLYIPLIKALGFNPIWYGVLYTITCQIAYMTPPFGYNLFLMKAMAPKEVTLVDIYSSIVPFVILMCIGLGIIMIFPDIALWLPQTYYAR
- a CDS encoding ethanolamine ammonia-lyase subunit EutB, with amino-acid sequence MSTGRNFREMSLKELLAKATPRRSGDELAGVAAKSEEERVRAQMALAEVPLRRFLSEAVIPYEKDEVTRLIIDSHDSEAFAPISGFTVGEFRDWLLGDEADIESLAELAPGITPEMAAAVSKLMRMQDLVLVAAKCRVVTSFRNTIGKAGTFSVRLQPNHPTDDLQGIAASTLDGLCYGCGDAVIGINPATDNVENIVRLMQMLDSLIDTYSIPTQSCVLTHVTTTMEAIKAGAPVDLCFQSIAGTEQANRSFGVNLAMLQEANEATLALGRGTVGNNVMYFETGQGSALSANAHHGVDQQTLEARAYAVARVYNPLLVNSVVGFIGPEYLYNGKQIQRAGLEDHFCGKLLGVPMGVDICYTNHAEADQDDMDVLLTLLGNAGCNFIMGVPGADDIMLNYQSTSFHDAAYIRKLLGLKPAPEFQAWLESMEIHNSAGVLQPVDVSNRLLAMSREEGK